A section of the Salvelinus alpinus chromosome 36, SLU_Salpinus.1, whole genome shotgun sequence genome encodes:
- the LOC139564993 gene encoding tumor necrosis factor ligand superfamily member 14-like: protein MAEGGVPYPSVFMVDSHATYPPLPPKPRPPGRGGVAQSLLFLLVGLALCGLAIEACFIYHLYSKQGSVESGSAGMSIQDQEDIPKDVPPTSRPNPIVLPSKPVAHLTAGPQAPHGDGVMVWNMQAEPLLHEMEYKDGKLVIQKQGYYYVYSKIFFSEVNVAFTHSVCRTTPRYLGKDIELLKSRRYYPKFGKMMSTSNSYLGGVFHFFEDDSIFVKVKNVTQVRIQYSTENVFGIYMI, encoded by the exons ATGGCTGAGGGTGGTGTCCCGTACCCCTCCGTGTTCATGGTGGATAGCCATGCAACCTACCCACCGCTGCCCCCCAAGCCGAGACCTCCTGGTCGGGGTGGTGTGGCCCAAAGCCTGCTGTTCTTGCTGGTTGGTCTGGCTTTGTGTGGCTTGGCCATAGAGGCCTGCTTCATCTACCACCTCTACTCTAAACAGGGATCT GTGGAGTCAGGGTCAGCTGGTATGAGTATCCAAG ACCAAGAGGACATTCCGAAGGATGTTCCCCCAACTTCAAGACCAAACCCTATTGTGTTGCCTTCAAAACCTGTTGCACATCTGACAG CTGGACCTCAAGCACCCCATGGAGATGGAGTCATGGTATGGAACATGCAGGCAGAACCGCTCCTCCATGAAATGGAGTACAAAGATGGCAAGCTTGTCATCCAGAAGCAAGGCTACTACTATGTCTACTCTAAGATCTTCTTCAGTGAGGTCAATGTTGCGTTCACACACTCGGTCTGCAGAACTACTCCACGGTATCTTGGGAAGGACATTGAACTCCTTAAGTCCAGGAGATATTACCCCAAGTTTGGGAAAATGATGTCCACATCAAACAGCTACCTGGGAGGGGTGTTCCACTTCTTTGAAGATGACTCCATCTTTGTCAAAGTGAAAAATGTCACTCAAGTTCGGATACAATATTCCACAGAGAACGTGTTTGGTATCTATATGATATAA